A single genomic interval of Paenibacillus sp. J23TS9 harbors:
- a CDS encoding YwmB family TATA-box binding protein, with protein sequence MKSAAKWTGVGLVCMTVLGCMLGYFWNGMTTAEAKAEHAELRTLLDLGNQVVDRPVRVVVKWQGAWDGSGGEGAEAAAQKLSQSLQLSPINELMENGHTTYRVIDEKNAVNIRFNWQEISADQSYVIIQLEADDPAQWSNLSELQEQYGQKMRDSGIKAEWNASLQGNANDHDKVKAADTMNRIEGSLQNTMEAVQKETYEDATTVSNAYQVPSLTSRVRSGNTWLNMQVAVHEDDMSGKNRVTIGLPMITIEY encoded by the coding sequence ATGAAGTCAGCAGCTAAATGGACGGGCGTTGGTTTGGTATGTATGACCGTATTGGGATGCATGCTGGGTTATTTCTGGAACGGAATGACAACAGCAGAAGCCAAGGCTGAGCATGCTGAGCTGCGCACGCTGCTTGACCTCGGGAACCAAGTGGTGGATCGGCCGGTGCGTGTCGTTGTAAAATGGCAGGGCGCATGGGATGGAAGCGGGGGAGAGGGTGCCGAAGCTGCTGCCCAGAAATTATCCCAATCACTTCAATTGTCACCTATAAATGAACTGATGGAGAACGGACATACAACCTATCGGGTTATCGACGAAAAAAATGCGGTGAATATACGTTTTAACTGGCAGGAGATTTCCGCTGATCAAAGTTATGTTATTATCCAATTGGAGGCTGATGATCCTGCGCAATGGAGCAATCTCTCCGAGCTGCAAGAGCAATACGGCCAGAAAATGCGTGATTCAGGCATTAAAGCTGAATGGAATGCATCCTTACAGGGAAACGCTAATGATCATGATAAAGTAAAGGCTGCAGATACGATGAATCGTATTGAAGGCAGTCTGCAAAATACAATGGAAGCTGTTCAAAAGGAAACTTATGAGGACGCAACAACGGTAAGTAATGCTTATCAAGTGCCGTCTCTCACCTCGCGTGTAAGAAGTGGAAACACATGGCTGAACATGCAGGTAGCTGTCCATGAGGATGATATGAGCGGGAAAAACCGCGTCACCATTGGGCTCCCCATGATCACGATCGAATATTGA
- a CDS encoding response regulator, whose product MEELEKPAIKVLLVDDHEMVRIGLAAVLGTEDGIEVVGEAGSGEEGIRLADEYKPDVVLMDLVMDGMDGIEATRQLLKLYPDCKVIVLTSYLDDEKMYPVIEAGAFSYLLKTSRASEIAEAIRAAARGQSVLESQVASKMMNRFRHAETEAPAHKELTEREMDVLKLVAKGKSNQEIADDLIIGIKTVKFHVTNILAKLGVDDRTQAAIYAYKNGLAE is encoded by the coding sequence ATGGAGGAACTGGAAAAGCCGGCAATTAAGGTGCTGCTTGTGGATGATCATGAAATGGTGCGCATCGGCTTGGCGGCTGTCCTCGGTACGGAAGATGGGATCGAGGTCGTGGGCGAGGCTGGCAGCGGTGAGGAAGGCATCCGTCTGGCTGATGAATATAAGCCTGATGTCGTACTGATGGATCTGGTCATGGATGGAATGGATGGGATTGAAGCTACAAGACAACTGCTCAAGCTTTATCCTGATTGCAAGGTTATCGTACTGACCAGCTATCTGGATGACGAGAAGATGTACCCCGTGATAGAAGCAGGCGCCTTCAGTTATCTGCTGAAAACATCGAGAGCCAGCGAGATTGCAGAGGCAATACGTGCAGCGGCACGCGGACAGTCTGTTTTGGAATCCCAGGTTGCCTCCAAAATGATGAACCGGTTTCGTCATGCGGAGACGGAGGCGCCTGCTCACAAAGAGCTTACGGAGCGTGAGATGGACGTACTGAAGCTGGTCGCAAAGGGGAAATCGAATCAGGAAATCGCAGATGATCTGATCATTGGCATTAAGACGGTCAAGTTCCACGTCACGAATATCCTCGCCAAATTAGGTGTGGATGACCGGACTCAGGCCGCGATTTACGCTTATAAAAATGGACTTGCCGAATAA
- a CDS encoding sensor histidine kinase, whose amino-acid sequence MKSKKPVNMVSRSMGEGAFLSFILLLIIFYVMYTYGYLAPFDSWTRVVQAVTTLILVPVGIGAVYGFYQSYRTKRRLELLRETLLSWEKGNLTRDVPELGVDEVGRLGEQLGRISKKWEEQVTSLQRLSTNNAQLAEQARVSAIVEERQRLARELHDAVSQQLFAISMTATAVGRTLVKDFDKAQRQVALIEEMAAVAQSEMRALLLHLRPVYLEGKPLEQGLKELVKELKVKVPMDIVFEMDEGIQLMKGIENHLFRIIQEAMSNTLRHAKAEKMEIRIHQKHETVWVMLRDDGQGFELDEKKQASYGLSNMQERVNEIGGSIQFITAPGKGTRIEITIPIVNEDKGGDEEHGGTGKAGN is encoded by the coding sequence ATGAAATCAAAGAAGCCGGTTAATATGGTCTCCCGGAGCATGGGCGAGGGGGCCTTTCTTTCTTTTATTTTGCTTCTTATTATTTTTTATGTGATGTATACATATGGATATCTGGCACCTTTTGACTCCTGGACGAGAGTGGTACAGGCAGTTACGACCTTGATTCTCGTTCCAGTGGGCATTGGTGCTGTATACGGCTTTTATCAAAGCTATCGTACGAAAAGAAGACTTGAGCTATTGCGGGAGACGCTGTTATCCTGGGAAAAAGGGAATTTAACACGTGATGTTCCCGAGCTTGGAGTGGACGAAGTGGGGCGGCTTGGCGAACAATTGGGACGGATCAGCAAGAAATGGGAGGAGCAGGTCACCTCGCTCCAGCGCTTGTCCACCAATAACGCTCAACTAGCTGAACAGGCAAGAGTGTCTGCAATCGTAGAGGAACGGCAGCGCCTTGCCCGAGAGCTGCATGATGCGGTATCACAGCAGCTGTTTGCGATATCGATGACGGCGACAGCTGTAGGTAGAACGCTGGTCAAGGATTTTGATAAGGCACAACGGCAGGTGGCCTTGATTGAGGAAATGGCTGCTGTGGCGCAGTCGGAGATGAGAGCGCTCCTGCTGCATTTACGGCCGGTATACCTTGAAGGCAAGCCGCTCGAGCAGGGCTTGAAAGAACTGGTTAAAGAGCTTAAGGTTAAAGTACCTATGGATATCGTATTTGAGATGGATGAGGGCATTCAACTAATGAAAGGAATCGAGAATCACCTGTTCCGGATTATCCAGGAGGCTATGTCCAACACGCTGCGGCATGCAAAGGCAGAAAAAATGGAAATCCGGATTCATCAGAAGCATGAAACCGTATGGGTGATGCTGCGTGATGACGGGCAGGGATTTGAGCTGGATGAGAAAAAACAGGCCTCTTATGGCCTTTCGAATATGCAGGAACGGGTGAATGAAATTGGCGGTTCGATTCAATTCATTACAGCCCCCGGAAAAGGAACGCGGATTGAAATTACGATTCCAATCGTAAATGAAGATAAGGGAGGGGATGAGGAACATGGAGGAACTGGAAAAGCCGGCAATTAA